The DNA window TCTTTTTTGTCCTGGCCGCTGAGTGTATTAACACAGCTGTCGAAGCAGCGGTAAACCTATGCTCGCCCCACCGGCACCACCTGGCCAAAGCAGCTAAAGACTGTGCCGCCGGTGCGGTACTGCTGGCAGCCATGCATGCTTTATTGGTGGCTTTTTTCATTTTGTGGCCGAAAATAATCAGGTTATTCCAGCTGTAAACAATTGCCGCCGATGCCGGGGCGGGCCGGCTGGCCGCGGCTTATCAAGGGGTGATTAAATGTCTGTGACACCGGAAACACTGATAGAGCGGGCTAAAGAGGCCAGGCAACGGGCCTATGCGCCTTATTCCAAGTTTAAGGTAGGAGCTGCCCTGTTAACCAAAGAAGGGCGTATCTTCACCGGATGCAATGTGGAAAATGCTTCTTACGGACTTACCTGTTGCGCTGAACGAACAGCTCTGTTGAAGGCTGTTTCTGAAGGATATCAAAACTTTACGGACATCGCTATAGTGGCGGATGTAGCAACCTTCTGCAGTCCCTGCGGGGCGTGCCGGCAAGTGCTGGCTGAGTTTGGCGGGCACATTAAAGTGCACATGGCTAACCTGCAGGGTCAATATGAGACTGCTGCGGTACAGGAATTGCTGCCCGGTTTTTTTGAGGCTAAAGATATGCATTTTAAATAAGCATGTCAAATTGTCTTGCAAGCGAGCGGTTAATAACTGTGGGATTACCTTTATACTGGGAGGATGAATTATGCTTGGTACACCGGAAAATTTTCGTTCAGGATTTGTAGCCCTGGTGGGGCGCCCCAATGTAGGGAAGTCTACCCTTTTAAACAAGCTGGTGGGACAAAAGGTGGCCATCATGTCAGACAAGCCACAAACCACCAGGCACAAAATTCACTCGGTACTAACCCGGCCGGATGCACAAATTGTTTTCCTGGATACGCCGGGTATTCACAAACCCAGGCATAAACTGGGTGAATATATGGTGGAGGTAGCCCTTAACGCCCTTAAGGAAGTTGATGTGGTGTTATTCCTGGTGGAAGCCACCGATCCGCCGGGTGCCGGCGACCGGTATATTGCTGAACAGCTAAAGCAGATTAAGACGCCGGTTTTCCTGATGATTAATAAAATAGATTTAGTTAAAAAAGAAGATGTTCTGGCATCTATTGTCCGCTATAAAGACCTGCTGCCCTTTGCGGAAGTAATTCCTGTTTCCGCCCTGGCCGGCGATAATGTGGAGCGCCTTATTGATACCATAGTCAGCTACCTGCCGGCAGGACCCCAGTATTACCCGGCAGACATGATCACCGACCGGCCGGAACGCTTTATTATGGCAGAAATTATCCGGGAAAAGGTGCTCCACCTGACCAGTGAGGAAGTGCCCCATTCGGTGGCGGTGGTGGTGGAACAGGTGCAGGCTAATAATAACGGCGTCGTGGTAGTAAACGCTGTTATCTATACTGAGCGTGATTCGCAAAAAGCCATTTTAATCGGCAAAGGCGGTGCCATGCTTAAAGAAGTGGGCCGCCGGGCCAGGGAAGAAATAGAAAACTTGTTGGGCTCCCGGGTGTACCTGGAGCTATGGGTAAAAGTGAAGAAAGATTGGCGCAATAAAATGGCTGATCTGAGAAATTTTGGCTTCACCCGGGAAGAATAGAACGAAAAGCTCTACCCGGGCCATCTTTTTACCAGGTCATTGGCCAGTCCTAAACGGTCGCAAATCCGGCCCACAGTCTGGTTAACAATATCCTGCACCGTGCCGGGTTGTTGATAAAAGGCCGGCATAGGAGGCAGGATAACTGCCCCGGCCCGGGCCAGCTTCAACATATTTTCCAGGTGAATCACATTTAAGGGGGTTTCCCGGGGAACTAAAATCAAGGGCCGGCCTTCTTTTAAAGTAACATCCGCTGCCCGGACAATCAGGTTTTCGGCATAGCCATGGGCCAGCCCGGCCAGTGTTTTCATACTGCAGGGCACAATTACCATGCCCTGGTGCAAAAATGAGCCACTGGCTATGGCT is part of the Desulforamulus hydrothermalis Lam5 = DSM 18033 genome and encodes:
- a CDS encoding UbiX family flavin prenyltransferase, which gives rise to MRLVVGITGATGVIYGITLLEQLKKLAIETHLILSRWARRTIELETSFTPAEVTRLADFCYDQDDLAAAIASGSFLHQGMVIVPCSMKTLAGLAHGYAENLIVRAADVTLKEGRPLILVPRETPLNVIHLENMLKLARAGAVILPPMPAFYQQPGTVQDIVNQTVGRICDRLGLANDLVKRWPG
- a CDS encoding cytidine deaminase gives rise to the protein MSVTPETLIERAKEARQRAYAPYSKFKVGAALLTKEGRIFTGCNVENASYGLTCCAERTALLKAVSEGYQNFTDIAIVADVATFCSPCGACRQVLAEFGGHIKVHMANLQGQYETAAVQELLPGFFEAKDMHFK
- the era gene encoding GTPase Era, with the translated sequence MLGTPENFRSGFVALVGRPNVGKSTLLNKLVGQKVAIMSDKPQTTRHKIHSVLTRPDAQIVFLDTPGIHKPRHKLGEYMVEVALNALKEVDVVLFLVEATDPPGAGDRYIAEQLKQIKTPVFLMINKIDLVKKEDVLASIVRYKDLLPFAEVIPVSALAGDNVERLIDTIVSYLPAGPQYYPADMITDRPERFIMAEIIREKVLHLTSEEVPHSVAVVVEQVQANNNGVVVVNAVIYTERDSQKAILIGKGGAMLKEVGRRAREEIENLLGSRVYLELWVKVKKDWRNKMADLRNFGFTREE